The Mesorhizobium sp. INR15 region GACCAGCGTGGCGTCGATCAGGCCAAGCGCTTTCAGCACCGCATCAATGTCGTCGACATAGGGGATCGAGAGAATGAACGACCAGAGCTTGCGGATGAAGATGATCGAGAAAGCGACGAGCGAGAGCGCCAGTCCGCCGTAAAACACAAGCAGAAACCAGCGAAACAGGGCCAGGATGCCGTAGACCGGTGTTGCCTTCATGAGTCCCCTGCCTTCATCTCTTTTGGCGTGCGCTTGACGCAGTCTATCTCATTCAGACTTTCGCGCCGAGATGCGTTCTCGCGCCGGCCCCGACCCCGCCGCAATGCAGGCTGAATGTCAACGATACTTCCAGCACCGAGAGCAGCGCTGCCTTCCAATCGTGATGCCCAGATCGCAAACAAGGAGTTCCTCATGACAACGCGACGCGGTTTTTTGAAACGCACAATGCTGGTTTCAGGAGGAGCTTTCATGACAGGCACGCTTGCAAGTGGCTTCACCGGGGCGGCGCGGGCGCAAGATGAAACGTGGCACATGCCGGATGAGGGTGCCGCCCATGCCGCCACCTGGATGGCCTTCGGTCCCAGCGAGGAGATATGGGGCAAAAAGCTGCTTGCCGTGGCCAGGCAAAACCTGGCCAGCATAGCCAAGGCGATCGCGGCGCATGAGCCTGTGAAAATGCTCGTGCGCGAAGAGGATCATGACATCGCCGCGCGCCTGTGTGGGCCTTCGGTCACTCTGGTGATTCAGCCAATCGACGATTTGTGGATGCGTGATACCGGCCCGGTGTTCGTCAAAGACAAGACAGGGCAGTCCGGCGCCGTAGGCTTCAATTTCAACGGCTGGGGCAACAAGCAGGAACACGATGAGGACGCAAAGGTCGCCGGCTTCATCGCCGGTTCGGTCGAGGCCAAATTCCTCGGGACCGATCTGGTGCTCGAAGGCGGCGGGCTCGAAGTCGATGGCGAAGGCACGGCCATCATCACCGAGAGCTGCGTGCTCAACGCCAACCGAAATCCGGGCGTGAGCAAAGCCCAATGCGAGGCGGAACTGTCTCGCCTGCTCGGGTTGAAAAAGATCATCTGGCTGCCCGGGATCGCCGGCAAGGATATCACCGACGGCCATACCGACTTCTACGCCCGATTTGCCAGCCCAGGCGTGGTCGTTGCCGGCCTGGACCCGGATCCATCCTCCTATGATCACGCGGTGACCAAACGGCATCTGGAAATCCTGCGGGAATCCACCGATGCCAACGGACGCAAACTGAAGGTCGTCGTGTTGCAAGGTCCATCGACCGTGCGCAGCAAGTACGAAAACGACCAGTTCGCGGCGGGCTACATCAATTTCTACGTTTGCAACGGCGCTGTCGTCGCACCGGAGTTCGGCGATAAGGACGCAGATGGCAAGACACGCGATGCGTTGCAGGAGTTGTTCCCGGACCGGGAGATTATCCAGCTGAACATCGATGGGATTGCGGCAGGCGGCGGCGGCATCCATTGTACGACACAACAGCAACCTGCCTAGAGCGATCCTAACCGTGGCACACGGCACTGGCTTGCATCGACTGCTCGGCGACTTCATTGCATGAGAAGACATGGATCATTTTGATCTCGGTGCCTACCAGCGTCCCATCTCCACCCGCTCAACGGAAACCCAGCGCTGGTTCGATATCGGCCTGAACTGGTGCTACGGCTTCAACCACGAGGAAGGCATCAAGTGCTTTGAAAAAGCGCTTGAAACGGACCCGGGTTGCCCAATGATTCACTGGGGCATCGCCTATGCCGCCGGACCTTTCTATAATCTGACCTGGAAGGAGCATGGCGAAGCCGAGGCCAACCGTGCAGCCAAGCTCTGTTTCGAACATGTCCAACTGGCGCGCGCCAACGCCGCTTCCGCCAGCGACGTGGAAAGGCGCCTGATAGAGGCGCTGGCTTGCAGGTTTCAAAAACCACATGGCGTGACGCCGCCTGAATTCGAGCGATGGGACGATGCCTATGCCGCCGAGATGCGGCGCGTCTACCAAAGCTTTCCCGACGACCATGATGTGATGGCGCTGTTTGTCGAAGCGCTGATGATGCGCACAGTGCGGCGCCTGTGGAACCTCAAGACGGGAGAGCCGGCGCCGAATTCGGATGTCCTTGAGGCGCTTGAAGTTTGCGAGCGATCAATCCGGCTTGCCGATGACACAGGCGCTGCACAGCATCCGGCGATCATTCACCTTCACATCCATCTTCTGGAGATGTCGACCCTGCCGGAGCGCGGTATGCGCTCGGCGGATCTGCTCGGCACGATGTGCCCGGATGCCGGACACATGAACCACATGCCGGGGCATATTTACGTTCTGTGCGGCGAGTATGAGAAAGCGAAACTTGCCAGCGAAAAGGCGGTACGCGCCAACGATCTCTATCTCGCCCATGCTGACGAGCCGACCTACTATCTGCTCGGCTGCTGCCACGACCTGCATCTGATGATGTTCACCTGCTTGTTCCTCGGCCAGTCCAGGCCGGCGCTATGGGCCGCCGATCAGGTGCGCGGCCTGGTGACGCGCGAAGTCGTCAGCATCCCGGACCGGCCCAAGCTCACCCAGACGGTGGAAGGCTACCACGCGATGAAATCGCATGTGCAGGTGCGCTTTGGCCGCTGGCAGGAGATCATCGACGAACCGATGATCGACGCGCCTGAGCTTTACGTCGTGACCACCGCGATGCAGCACTACGCCAAGGGGGTCGCGCATGCGACGCTGAAGGATTTCGCCAGGGCGGAAGTGGAGCGCGAACGGTTCCATCGGCATCTGGCCGGTATCCCGCAGACGCGGCGTTTCCTAAGCAATCCCACGCATGCCTCGCTTGCGGTTGGCGCTGCGTTGCTTGACGGCGAGCTGGCCTATCACAAGGGCCGGCATGACGATGCCTACCGCCATCTGCGGCAAGCGGTCGAGCTTGACGACAACCTGTCCTACACCGAGCCTTGGGCGTGGATGCACCCGCCGCGCCACGCGCTGGCCGCGCTGCTTCTGGATCAGGGCCACGCGCAAGAGGCCGAGCAAGTCTATCGTGACGATCTCGGCCTGAGCGGCAAGGTGCAGCGCTGCGCGCAGCACCCCAACAACGTGTGGGCGCTGCACGGGCTGGTCGAATGCCTGAAACTACGCGGCGAGGCCGAAGACTCGCCGGCGCTGGAGACGGCGCTCGCCGCAGCATTGGCCAAGGCGGACGTGCCGATCAGCTCGTCATGCCTGTGCCGGACGAATGTGCCGTCAGAACACAGCTGCTGTCATTGAGCTGGCCTTCGGGCAATTCATCTCCCAATCACGGAATGCTGAAGGGCACCGAGTCCGCAACCGTCCCGTCGATCAGCAAATCGACACGATAGGTTCCCACCGGCCATCCCGCCGTCGGTTTGCTGAGCTGCGAATCCGCCTGATTGTTCGATCCGACATCGAGGTCGACCTTGTCGATGGTGTAGTTGTCCGGTGCAGCGCCGTGAGAATCGACCGAGATCCAGGAGAATGTGATCTTCGATGTGGGTTCGACATCCACCAAGTCAGCCGATATGTAAATCACCGGGGTGTCGGCAGGGAAATTGCTCTGGGGCGTATCCCCGTCCTTCGTCGCGGAAAGGACAATGTTGTCGAAACCGGCCGCTTGGGCCGCCATGTCAAAACCGAAGGCCATCAAGGCGGCGATGGCTAGAACCAGAGTTGATTTCAAGACTTGCTCCATGGGCTTGGTCACTGCGCGCCCCGCAAATCAGATAGCGGGTCGGCGTTGGTGGTAAGGCATATAGTCTCGCATTGCCAGAGTAGGGTCAGCGGCCCTGCACGAGTTTTCGGATCGTCTGAACCACATATTGAAATCGGAGATCCGCTGGCGCTGAACGTCTTTGCGGATTGGCCCGGGCGGACGTGCTGCTATCCAAACTGGGTGATCTGACACAGACAGGGATTTGCAAACCGCGCGGAATTTGATCCAACCTGCGGCAGGGGTGAACAATGCATCAAGGGGTGGGATGAAAATGCGTTTTGTGTCCGTTGCTGTTTGCTCGTTGCTGTTCAGCGGAAAGGCCTTCGCGGGCTGGTACCACGTGGAAAATTACGAGGGTTTTCTTGGGCCAAATCCCATTCACTTTTCCATTCAGACATATGACGGCTTTGGCAGTGGGATTACGGTCGAGGGAAGCTATTTCCAGGATGCCAAGCAGACCCCCATCACGATCTATGGCAGGGTCAGCGACGGCAAGCTCGGCCTTTGCGAGATTTCAGACGACAAGGAATTCTATCGGATCCTGACGATGGGTTCAAAGACACCTGTCGACACCAGCGGATGCCCGTTTTCCCTGGAGATGAATGAAACCGGCGCGACCGGGACCTGGAGCAAAGGCACGGAAAAATATCCTGTCACGCTCAAGAAGGTGGCGAGCCTTGACGACACCCACGACCAGAAGATCGACGGAAGCGTCGATATCCCCTTCTGGGCACAGACCGCCACCGAGAGGTTTTCAGGAACCTACACGAGTACAGGCGCCGGAATTTGCATGGAAAAAATGCAGGTCATCCACAAGCGCAGCGGCAGGGTCGCGCAGGAGATCAGGTTCAAGGACGAGGACTGCAATGCGGGCATGCTGATGACGCCCATATACGAGAATGTCCAGAAATTTACGGAAAAGAGTTCAGATACCATCTCGGTGAATTTTCGGGACGGCCGCGCCGGATATTCGATGGACTATGTTTTCAACAAAAAGACCAAGAAATATCAGCACGTGAAATAGGCGGTGATGCCTCCTATGACGCGGCCTTGGCCGGCACCGCGGCCCTCAAAAGCATGCCGAACAGGTCGC contains the following coding sequences:
- a CDS encoding agmatine/peptidylarginine deiminase → MTGTLASGFTGAARAQDETWHMPDEGAAHAATWMAFGPSEEIWGKKLLAVARQNLASIAKAIAAHEPVKMLVREEDHDIAARLCGPSVTLVIQPIDDLWMRDTGPVFVKDKTGQSGAVGFNFNGWGNKQEHDEDAKVAGFIAGSVEAKFLGTDLVLEGGGLEVDGEGTAIITESCVLNANRNPGVSKAQCEAELSRLLGLKKIIWLPGIAGKDITDGHTDFYARFASPGVVVAGLDPDPSSYDHAVTKRHLEILRESTDANGRKLKVVVLQGPSTVRSKYENDQFAAGYINFYVCNGAVVAPEFGDKDADGKTRDALQELFPDREIIQLNIDGIAAGGGGIHCTTQQQPA
- a CDS encoding M48 family metallopeptidase, which gives rise to MDHFDLGAYQRPISTRSTETQRWFDIGLNWCYGFNHEEGIKCFEKALETDPGCPMIHWGIAYAAGPFYNLTWKEHGEAEANRAAKLCFEHVQLARANAASASDVERRLIEALACRFQKPHGVTPPEFERWDDAYAAEMRRVYQSFPDDHDVMALFVEALMMRTVRRLWNLKTGEPAPNSDVLEALEVCERSIRLADDTGAAQHPAIIHLHIHLLEMSTLPERGMRSADLLGTMCPDAGHMNHMPGHIYVLCGEYEKAKLASEKAVRANDLYLAHADEPTYYLLGCCHDLHLMMFTCLFLGQSRPALWAADQVRGLVTREVVSIPDRPKLTQTVEGYHAMKSHVQVRFGRWQEIIDEPMIDAPELYVVTTAMQHYAKGVAHATLKDFARAEVERERFHRHLAGIPQTRRFLSNPTHASLAVGAALLDGELAYHKGRHDDAYRHLRQAVELDDNLSYTEPWAWMHPPRHALAALLLDQGHAQEAEQVYRDDLGLSGKVQRCAQHPNNVWALHGLVECLKLRGEAEDSPALETALAAALAKADVPISSSCLCRTNVPSEHSCCH